A genomic region of Arachis hypogaea cultivar Tifrunner chromosome 5, arahy.Tifrunner.gnm2.J5K5, whole genome shotgun sequence contains the following coding sequences:
- the LOC112800495 gene encoding mitochondrial outer membrane protein porin 2 — protein MTKGPGLFSDIGKKAKDLLTKDYNSDQKVTVSTYSGAGVALTSTAVKKGGHSVGDVAAQYKYRNTLVDLKVDTDSIISTTLTFTDIIPSTKTIASVKLPDYNSGKLEVQYFHDHATLTTAIAMNQSPIIDVSTTVGTPSIAIGGEAGYDTTSGRFTKYTAGISFSKPDSSASIILGDKGDTIKASYLHHLDLLKMSSAVAEITRRFSTNENTFTIGGSFAVDHLTQVKARLNNHGKLGALLQHEIIPKSVLTVSGEVDTKALDKKPRFGLAIALKP, from the exons ATGACCAAGGGACCGGGACTGTTCTCCGATATCGGCAAGAAAGCCAAAG ATCTTTTGACTAAGGACTACAATTCCGATCAGAAAGTCACTGTTTCCACCTACAGCGGCGCCGGAGTG GCCCTTACTTCAACAGCCGTGAAGAAAGGTGGACACTCAGTTGGGGATGTTGCAGCACAGTATAAGTATAGGAATACTCTTGTTGATCTCAAAGTTGACACAGACTCAATT ATCTCTACTACACTCACATTTACTGACATCATTCCTTCCACCAAGACTATTGCTTCAGTTAAGCTGCCTGATTATAATTCTGGCAAG TTAGAGGTTCAATACTTCCATGACCATGCTACCTTGACAACAGCCATTGCAATGAACCAATCCCCTATCATTGATGTTTCTACCACTGTTGGTACCCCAAGCATTGCGATTGGTGGTGAGGCAGGCTATGATACTACTTCAGGCCGTTTTACTAAGTACACTGCTGGGATTAGTTTCTCAAAACCCGATTCATCTGCTTCGATAATCCT TGGTGACAAGGGTGACACCATCAAAGCATCATATCTCCATCATCTGGACCTGTTAAAGATGAGCTCAGCTGTTGCAGAGATCACTAGAAGGTTCTCTACAAATGAGAACACTTTCACAATTGGAGGCTCTTTTGCTGTTGACCATCTTACACAGGTCAAAGCAAGGCTTAACAATCATGGAAAGCTTGGCGCCCTCCTGCAGCATGAGATCATACCAAAGTCAGTGCTGACTGTTTCTGGTGAGGTTGATACCAAGGCCCTAGATAAAAAACCCAGGTTTGGATTGGCAATTGCCCTCAAACCTTGA